TGGGAGTTCGTTACTGTACGCGGCACAAACGACAATGTCACCAACGATACGCGAGTACGCGATCTGCAATAAGAATGATAGGTTGAATTCCACTCGAACTGAGGGAATGTAAAGTAAGACAAATTTATTCGTACCTGACAAGTAATGTTGGTATTTGAGAAACGGACGATTAAACGGTATTTCGGAGTAGCGTATTTATTCTTGTCTTGAACGACCAAGCGTTTACGAGCGTAATAATCGGTTTTACCTTCACGACGCCTCTTGAATTTGACTTGGTATCTCTTGAAGTATTGTTTATTCTTGACAACTTTAACGAAACCCTGGAAAGAAACGCAATACAAACATTACAGTCTAGTTAGtttaatacataggtataagttAACAGGACACGGTGACCATTCTCTCTAGAAGAAAACGATGTGTGGAGGATACTGAGCGGTGTGTTAGAAATCATACATTTACTTACCATTGTGTTTTAGGAAAGTGTTATTCAAGTATCTCAACTCTAAAACACGACAATGGTGCTGGTGGAAACTTGGCTGTTGATAATAAAATCCCTAcagaaattattataaaaagttgttgaaataatttcacattTCACTACAATTGCCACCGAACTAGATTTTCACAACGTGCATTCTTTACCGAAAGTGACGTACAACATGAATCGAGGAAGGAAATTCGTATTCAGATGATTATCATATTGAGTATCGTTAAACACACCTTATGGTGAATACGTTATATGTTTTTTTAAAGCGTAATTTTGCAGattgtgtttttgaaaatcagtcaaCCAGCGCTATAGGCGGAGAAAAATGAAGTAAATCAAACTTGCGCATTGCGCATGCGCATGGATTTGACAAAttgataacaaaaatttttgataacgaaaaaaaaaaaaaacatcaaaaattttgaaaaagtgaaatactcaataaaaattcgaattgaacaattttatacgttgaaaatgcaaaattttggaagaattctCCATCGTATATTGAAGTACGAAACACCAAATTATGTCACGAACCGACAAttagcagttttttcaaagtcttcTGCAACTTTGCACTCGTATTTTCGAGATGACACGCTCACCGGTAACGCTGAGAATAATTATGGAATAGAtttcttgaagaatttcatGATGTTTCCATCGCAGATTCGTTGGAAAAGTTTAAATCAAATTCGTAGACCAGGGGTGAGTTACTTGATAACATTAAAATAGCACGTCAATCGACATCTACAGCTATGTTTTGTTGGGTCTGTTGTCTTTACTGACTACCGTCAAAACACTTCGAAATTTTGACGAGCGATTCTACACAATGCAAGTAtgctatctatttttttttttatatatatacgCTCGTAGGTACTTTCTAGTGTCTACATACATACACGGTAATGGTAATCTTCCGTCTGTTCTCACCAAGAGGAGTACATACGAATATTctccattttcaagttttaaattcaacaaaatcaaattttaaaagttccatttctcaatcatcaaattttaaaagtacgtactccccttggtgagttcagacggaggattaccattaccgtgtatgtagacagtacctacgagagtatatataaaaaaaaaaattaaaaaaaaaacagagaaaggcgtgtataattttcaaaaataaacaactcacggtaaatttgaaaattatgtgaaGGTACTCTTACTTGCACTGCGTAGAACTCGCTCGTAAAATTTTCGAAGTGTTTTGATGGTAGTCAGTAAAGACAACAGACCCGTTTTGTTTTAATGagtattttaatgatattttccaGTCAAAATCATCGGAGTACGAAAGCGGTTCTGATTCAGATTCGGACGATGATATTCCGCAAGAAACACATGGATCTAAAGTAGTTCAAATCCAAACCGATTCTCTGCGCTGtgacttgattttgaaaaatgggcttACAATTTCTAGAAAGTatgattatcatttttttgttcgcaATTTTGAGCCGCTCAACTGATGACACTTTTTAATATTGTAGTAAATTAGAAACGTATTTTTACGAAGGGCGTATTAGAATCAACGGATTGAAGATAATGAAAAAAAGCGTCAATGtaagtcaaaaattattgcaacTTGCTATATTGTTAGTAGTATTACTTCTCAAGTTGTTATCTTATTTACTCacagtttctctttttttttaggttgaaTTACGAGACGAAGTAGACGTAATCAAGAAGTTCGACGAAGAAAATCCCGAGCTGCTTCATGTCGGAAGGGTTGAaattctcaaagcgaaaccatcCGGTGACTTTATTCTCATAACTGTTCGAAGATTTAAGAATTTACTCGTACCGAATTACGAAAAAGATCCTTGGGTAGAAAAAGTTCCTGAGAAAGAAAGTgaagaaaatgaggaaaatgaaAACGAGGCTGAGGCGAAACCGAAGAAAGATAAAAAGAAATAAGATATTATACATTCGCAGATTTATCGCATGTTTATTTAATCATACGTTATTTGTTGTTGTAAATAAATTGTACGAAAATTATGTGCATATTTATTTAATTCTCCCAATAATTACACCTTTTCGaataacaaaataaatattatgGTAACACATTTTTAATACGGGTTTTACAATGTTAAAAACAGAATAAATCGGAagctcaaaaattataaatacgcTAAAATTACCACGTTCTTATAACATAATGGAACTCgactataaaaatattttaaaaattgaaacagttgAATTGTTCGATAGGCCGACAATCGTGTTAAACTtagttaattttataaaatagaaataaaatacacaattgaaaatttaaaagtaaaatattcCGCACCAGTAAAACGAAAATAGATAGTTAAAATTAACCCATTTCCCTCCTCGTCTTTGGTAAAATTAAAAGTACACTTTTCTACGACGATGACTAGTGAAACAAATCCCCACACGAATAGAAATTTAAGCTAAAGCCGACGCGGGCAATGAGCTATGCTTCGGTTTGGTTTTATTTAAGAAAACTCTAATACAACCATTGAAATCGGCGCTCACTAAAACGTATCCTTGCGCTCCTTGGGTATGCTGAGATAATAAAGGATCGTCGCTTTGCGCTTCagcttctttctttttttcttccagCTGTTGAATAATTACACTCGGATTGGGAGCGAAAATTGCGCAAGTAACGACCGCATTGTGAGCTTTGATACCTTCCCAGAAATCGTTTCGATCTCTTCGGACAGATGGGAATTTCGAATAGTCGTGGTGGGTTTTCCATATATAAATGCTTTGGTTTTCTGATCCGCATACGATGAATTTACCATCGTGGCTGAAACTTGCTTTAATTTGACTGCTTACGTTGACATatcctataaaattttaatcggATCAGATTTGTACTAAATTACATAGAAAAAACAGGAGCGAAAAAGTGTTATGCATCAACTTACCTTTATATTTACAAGATAAATTCAAGTCGATTAAATCGTACAATCGAATTCTACTATCGTTCGAAGTGACTAAAATCTTATCTTCGCCAGGCATCGGTTCTATTCCGCTGATTTTACGACCTCTGGAATTTTTTCCTCGAGTTGAACGAACGTGAATTTGGGTATGATATCGAAGCTGGTCGGTGTTATAAAATATACATCGTCCGTCGTACGATCCAACAACGgcgaattttccattttggcaaaaattagccGCAGTAATTAATTTAGTCGAACCATCAATTTCCGTCCACACGGCTACCTTTTTATCGGGAATGTTCCACAGTCTGAGTTTGCCATCCAAGGAGCCACTCAAAAAATATCTATCGTCTTTCGGTAAGAAACAAATGGCGGTAACGAAATCGATATGTTGAAAACAACACAAACATTCTTTTCTAGAAATATGCCATAAACGAACAGTTTTATCCATCGAGGACGAAAgaacgaaataatttttagacCAAGATACGTCTAATAAGTCCGAAGTATGACCAGTATACGTGCAAAATGGTTTCGGCATAAAAGGAGTATTTTCGTCGGCTCCGGATGATCCAGCACCTTCGCCTAAGGTTGAATTCGGATCATCGACGGAATGTTGAGACACTAAAGATTCTTGCGACGGAGTTGGCGATGATTTTTCCGCGTTGTACTTGGTTCTCATCTCTTGAAAGTAAGTATACGCGCTGCGTATTACCCAAATTCTCAAGATACG
This region of Planococcus citri chromosome 5, ihPlaCitr1.1, whole genome shotgun sequence genomic DNA includes:
- the LOC135847527 gene encoding mitochondrial transcription rescue factor 1 — its product is MQNFGRILHRILKYETPNYVTNRQLAVFSKSSATLHSYFRDDTLTGNAENNYGIDFLKNFMMFPSQIRWKSLNQIRRPGSKSSEYESGSDSDSDDDIPQETHGSKVVQIQTDSLRCDLILKNGLTISRNKLETYFYEGRIRINGLKIMKKSVNVELRDEVDVIKKFDEENPELLHVGRVEILKAKPSGDFILITVRRFKNLLVPNYEKDPWVEKVPEKESEENEENENEAEAKPKKDKKK